Within the Maribacter sp. BPC-D8 genome, the region CAAAGGCGTCGCCAACAATACCGTAATCAGCAGCTTTAAAGAAAGGTGCTTCAGGGTCATTATTGATTACAACTTTTGTTTTGGAAGCGCTTACACCTGCTAAATGTTGAATCGCTCCAGAGATACCGATGGCAATGTAAAGATTACTTGCTACAGGCTTTCCTGTTTGTCCAACATGCTCGCCGTGAGGTCTCCATCCAAGATCAGATACTGGTTTTGAGCAAGCTGTTGCAGCGCCTAAAATATCTGCTAATTCTTCTATCATTCCCCAGTTTTCCGGTCCTTTCATACCTCTACCTGCAGAAACAACAATATCAGCATCTGCTATAGTAGCTTTACCGACAACTTTATCTATTTCAACAGATTTGGTATCATTTGTAGCAGCATCGGCAGCACCACTTATTTCTTCAACAGAAATTGCTGTCTTGTTTTCATGAGCACCAAAGGCATTATTAGATACACCTACTATTTTAATATCTGTATCTATTTGAGTGTGTGCAAAACCTTTATTACTGAAAGCAGTTCTTTTAACCATAAACGGCGAAGTGCTATCTGGCGCCTGAACTACATTCGGTGCGTAACCTGCAGATAATTTGGCAGCTAATAAAGGTGCTAAATACTTTGTGTCTGTACTTGAGCTCAAAATAACAACCTTTGCATCTGTGCTTTTTACTGCTTCAGCAATAGATGCTGCGAAAGCACCAGCATTAAAAGTTTCTAATGAACCGTCTTTAACGTTCATCACTTTAGAAACTCCGTACTCACCAAGAGATTCACCCTCGGTAGTGTTGAAAGCTATTGCGGTAACAGTTGTGCCCATCATTTTGGCAACTGCAGAAGCATAAGAGGCGACCTCTAACGCATTCTTCTTAAATTTTCCTTGTTCTGATTCTGTATATACTAAAACTGACATCTTTTTTGTTTTTAATGATTACCTAATAAATAGGTTATTAAATGACTTTTGCCTCATTATGTAATAGGTCGATCAATTGATCCACACTATCAGCAAGTTTAACCTGACCTTTTGAAGCCGGCTTGTCGAATTTTTTATCTTCGGTAGCTTTGATTGCGTCAACCGGTTCAAGAACAGAAAGACTTTTCTTTCTTGCCATCATAATACCACGCATATTAGGTATACGTAAATCACTTTCTTCAACAAGACCTTTTTGTCCGCCTACTACTAAAGGTAATGAGCTACTTAATTTTTCTTTACCACCATCGATTTCTCTAAAGGCAGTAACATTGTTTCCGTCAATATCAAGATTTATACAAGAATTGATGAAATTCATGTTGGTTAAAGAAGCCAAAATACCTGGTACCATACCACCATTATAATCAATAGATTCTCTACCGCCGATTACTAAATCGTAACCTCCGTTCTTAACAACTTCAGCAAGTTGTTGAGCAACAGAAAATCCGTCAGTAGGTTCTGTGTTGATTCTAAATGCTTCATCTGCGCCAATGGCAAGTGCCTTACGCATTGTAGGTTCAACAGTTGGACCGCCAACAGTAGCAATA harbors:
- a CDS encoding electron transfer flavoprotein subunit alpha/FixB family protein, with the protein product MSVLVYTESEQGKFKKNALEVASYASAVAKMMGTTVTAIAFNTTEGESLGEYGVSKVMNVKDGSLETFNAGAFAASIAEAVKSTDAKVVILSSSTDTKYLAPLLAAKLSAGYAPNVVQAPDSTSPFMVKRTAFSNKGFAHTQIDTDIKIVGVSNNAFGAHENKTAISVEEISGAADAATNDTKSVEIDKVVGKATIADADIVVSAGRGMKGPENWGMIEELADILGAATACSKPVSDLGWRPHGEHVGQTGKPVASNLYIAIGISGAIQHLAGVSASKTKVVINNDPEAPFFKAADYGIVGDAFEVVPQLIEKLKDFKAQNG
- a CDS encoding electron transfer flavoprotein subunit beta/FixA family protein → MKILVCISNVPDTTSKINFTDGDTKFDTNGVQFVINPNDEFGLTRAMWFKEKQGATVHIATVGGPTVEPTMRKALAIGADEAFRINTEPTDGFSVAQQLAEVVKNGGYDLVIGGRESIDYNGGMVPGILASLTNMNFINSCINLDIDGNNVTAFREIDGGKEKLSSSLPLVVGGQKGLVEESDLRIPNMRGIMMARKKSLSVLEPVDAIKATEDKKFDKPASKGQVKLADSVDQLIDLLHNEAKVI